AAATTGTACCGGCACTACCGACACATATCCATGATCCAATGCCCAAACATCTGTATCCTCGCCCTTATCATTGTTTTGAAAAACGCCGGTAAGCCAGTAATACGGACGATTGTGAGGATCTTTACGTTCATCAAATTCTTCAGCCCATTTGGCATTTGCCTGCCTGCAAATCTTAATTCCCTTCAGATCGGGTCCATTAGGAAAATTCACATTTAACAATGTTGCTTGTGGCAATCCATGTTCCAAAACCTGTAAGGAAATGGTTTTGATGAATCTTTTACAATGGCTAAAGTCTGCCTCCTGAGCAAAATCATCCAATGAAAAGCCTATTGATGGAATATTTTCTATTGCACCTTCTACAGCCGCCGACATGGTTCCGGAATATATAACGTTGATCGAATTGTTTAAACCATGGTTGATCCCCGACACACATAGATCCGGTTTTTTACCTTTAAATATTTTATTTACTGCCAGTTTTACACAATCTACAGGAGTACCTGAACATTTGTACATTTCTACTCCCGGATATAAGTCAACACGATCAAAACGCAATGGCTTTCCAATAGTAATGGCATGACCCATGCCCGACTGCGGCCCATCAGGTGCCACAACTACCACATTCCCCAATTCCATCATTACATCAATCAGGTTTTTAATCCCTGGCGCTGTAATACCATCATCATTCACTACTAAAATATTGGGTTTTGAATTTTGCTTCTTCATGCGTATATATTAAAGATCTGAAACAGTTATTAAGTCCCGGCAATATGCCATATTCACCATTCTTGATGAATTTGCTTAACAAACTACATTTGTAGCTGTAAAAGTACAAGAATTCAGATAAAAAGTTTAGCATTCGACTTATATTTGACTATGAGTTACGATAAACTATTGTGACTAAAAAAAACTTACAAATAACTTATTATAATGAAGAACAAATTACTGCTGCTTGTCTGTTTGCTGATAACAGGTTCGAGCTTAATGGCGCAATCTGCCTACCAATGGAAAACGGCATCATCTGGGGGATATACCTATAAGTATGTAACCAACGACCCGACAAAAGCCCGCTTCTATACGTTAAAGAATGGATTAACTGTAGTGCTTTCTCAAAACACCAAAGAGCCAATCATCGAATTTCGACTTGCGGTAAGAGCAGGAAGTAACACAGATCCGCGTAATGCTACAGGTTTAGCCCATTATCTGGAGCATCTATTGTTTAAGGGAACGGATAAATTTGGCACAATGGATTTTGCTAAAGAAAAACCATTGCTCGACAAGATTTCGGCACTTTATGAGCAATATCATGAGACCACCGACCCTGCAAAACGCAAAGAGATCTATGCTGAAATTGATAAAACATCGGGTTTGGCTTCTAACTACTCTATCGCCAATGAGTACGACAAAATGATGAAGGCAATTGGTGGCCAATCTACCAATGCACATACCTGGTACGAAGAAACTGTTTATAATGAAGATTTTCCTGCCAATGCAACGGATCAATTTCTGGCGCTTCAAGCCGAACGCTTCCGCAATCCAATCTTCCGTATCTTCCACACTGAGCTGGAAGCTGTATACGAAGAAAAGAACCGTGGACTGGATAATGATTCATGGAAGATAAATGAACAAACTAGTGCATTGTTATTCCCTACTCATAATTACGGACAACAAACTACTATTGGTACGGTTGAACATTTAAAAAACCCATCGCTGGTAGAAATCAAGAAATATTATGATAAGTATTATGTACCAAATAACATGATCATTGCTTTATCGGGTGATTTTAACCCGGACGAGATGATTAAAAAAGTAGACAAATCATTTGCCTACATGAAACCAAAACCACTTGATCTTTACAACCCAGCTCCTGAAAAACCGCTTACAAAAGTACAGAAGTTAGATATCTACGGTCCAAGTGCAGAAAGTGTAAGAATCTCTTATAGAGGATTTGCTCAAAACACAACGCAAAGTATGCTATTGGATTTGATTTCCAGCATCCTATCTAATGGAAAAGCAGGCTTACTGGACATCAATTTAAATAAGCAACAAAAAGTTTTAGGTGCCGGTGCAGGCTATCAGCAAATGAAAGATTATGGTATTTTCACCCTTTCGGCACAACCTAAACAAGGACAAACCCTGGAACAGGCAAAGCAATTATTGCTTGATCAGATCAACATCCTTAAAAAAGGAGATTTTGATGCAAGCTTAATTAAAGCTACTGTAGCAAACAATAAGCTTGGTTTATTGGAAGCTTTTGATAAAAACAGTTTCCGTGTTGAGGCGATAACAAACGAATTTATTCTTAACCGCGGTGTAAACTGGGACAAATCGTTAGACAATCCTGATGCGATGGCCAAGGTGACCAAGAAACAGATTGTAGACTTTGCCAACCAGTTTTTTAAAGACAATTATGTCGTTGCATACAAGCACAAAGGTGAAGACAAAAGCATTGTTAAGGTTGAAAAACCAGCAATCACTCCGGTAAACACGAATGCTGCTGAGACATCGGATTTTGCAAAAAATTTACTTTCAATGCCGGTTAAACCTATTGCTCCTAAATTTTTGGATTACAAAAAAGATTTAGATTTCGGGAAATCGGGCATTGCAGACGTT
This is a stretch of genomic DNA from Candidatus Pedobacter colombiensis. It encodes these proteins:
- a CDS encoding insulinase family protein; this translates as MKNKLLLLVCLLITGSSLMAQSAYQWKTASSGGYTYKYVTNDPTKARFYTLKNGLTVVLSQNTKEPIIEFRLAVRAGSNTDPRNATGLAHYLEHLLFKGTDKFGTMDFAKEKPLLDKISALYEQYHETTDPAKRKEIYAEIDKTSGLASNYSIANEYDKMMKAIGGQSTNAHTWYEETVYNEDFPANATDQFLALQAERFRNPIFRIFHTELEAVYEEKNRGLDNDSWKINEQTSALLFPTHNYGQQTTIGTVEHLKNPSLVEIKKYYDKYYVPNNMIIALSGDFNPDEMIKKVDKSFAYMKPKPLDLYNPAPEKPLTKVQKLDIYGPSAESVRISYRGFAQNTTQSMLLDLISSILSNGKAGLLDINLNKQQKVLGAGAGYQQMKDYGIFTLSAQPKQGQTLEQAKQLLLDQINILKKGDFDASLIKATVANNKLGLLEAFDKNSFRVEAITNEFILNRGVNWDKSLDNPDAMAKVTKKQIVDFANQFFKDNYVVAYKHKGEDKSIVKVEKPAITPVNTNAAETSDFAKNLLSMPVKPIAPKFLDYKKDLDFGKSGIADVITVHNKDNSIFSLTYRFDMGAWNYQLQPYAAQYLAFLSTDKYSAEQISKEFYNIACNYSFNVGNETTSITISGLQENFDKAVSLVEHIFANCKANEQALAELKSRILKSRENNKLNKSAILNGLTSYAQYGANNPFNHTLSNEDVKNMTSAQLLDILHNINNYKHTITYYGPLHLNTFTTTIGKLHSLPKEFTPVTPAQKFTYANNTTNQVYFADYDMVQSEIRWVRNAGLYNPTWAPKVTLFNSYFGGGMGSVVFQTIRESKALAYSTFAVFSAPDRKEKQYAMVAYVGCQADKMNDAVKGMNELLNNLPETDKAFEASKYNALNAIETSRITKEDIIGAYFTDKKLGFDHDSRMDTYAGLKPLTFGDIKSFHENNVANKPYTYCIVASEKNAKPEDMQKFGPVTKLSLTQIFGY
- the surE gene encoding 5'/3'-nucleotidase SurE — encoded protein: MKKQNSKPNILVVNDDGITAPGIKNLIDVMMELGNVVVVAPDGPQSGMGHAITIGKPLRFDRVDLYPGVEMYKCSGTPVDCVKLAVNKIFKGKKPDLCVSGINHGLNNSINVIYSGTMSAAVEGAIENIPSIGFSLDDFAQEADFSHCKRFIKTISLQVLEHGLPQATLLNVNFPNGPDLKGIKICRQANAKWAEEFDERKDPHNRPYYWLTGVFQNNDKGEDTDVWALDHGYVSVVPVQFDLTAHHAIPVLNSWNFDVPPAAAPHGSSLG